The following proteins come from a genomic window of Chiroxiphia lanceolata isolate bChiLan1 chromosome 16, bChiLan1.pri, whole genome shotgun sequence:
- the LOC116794889 gene encoding uncharacterized protein LOC116794889 isoform X1 gives MGALGSPRCVPGGAEVVHFAAGGRSPPHPTPKPVEETQHILKVLHSPETPLAKKQQVMSDVFGDYCLSMAEGQESMEKAGMKPGALEVQPSSGQAGDGMKQSDPSPEAKPELFTSSGSSFRFDFTLSESDPGADPGDSRAVRATKQESWNGALRFAASGQEPKFAFNFAIPDEDCPQLQLLPSSQHTDSSLPAEAAALPRAAAVREPEVTQAAGSAPKEDRSHVTSKIPQPETAPADEAATAKSTGDEAAQKKKKKKKQKPPVSKTEREETETSRKAKTEAKSCQNTNTSHQDEKTSQSDEQLQKELDWCVQQLELGLKTQKPTPKQAEEALRAIRTLRSDKAPLVKKRQLMRAMFGDYRKKMQKELCRELKLMETAAKAARIVEVKGSICKKNGKFIRKCSGACRRSQGSAGLPSESPRTLYTGLFNDTASKEEFRFNFF, from the exons ATGGGAGctttag GCTCCCCAAGATGTGTTCCAGGAGGAGCTGAAGTGGTGCATTTCGCAGCTGGAGGCAGATCTCCACCTcaccccaccccaaaaccag TAGAGGAGACCCAGCACATTCTCAAGGTCCTGCACTCCCCTGAGACTCCTCTTGCAAAGAAGCAACAAGTGATGAGTGATGTGTTTGGGGATTATTGTCTCAGCATGGCTGAAGGTCAGGAGAGCATGGAGAAAGCAG GCATGAAACCTGGTGCTCTGGAAGTACAGCCAAGCAGTGGGCAGGCTGGAGATGGTATGAAACAGTCTGACCCAAGCCCTGAGGCAAAGCCAGAGCTGTTCACATCATCTGGCAGCAGCTTCCGATTTGATTTTACACTTTCCGAGAGCGACCCAGGAGCAGACCCtggtgacagcagagctgtcagagCCACcaagcaggagagctggaatgGAGCCTTGAGGTTTGCTGCCTCTGGACAAGAACCCAAGTTTGCTTTCAACTTTGCCATCCCAGATGAAGACTGTCCTCAGCTCCAGCTACTTCCCTCAAGCCAACATACAGATTCTTCACTgcctgctgaagcagcagccctgccacGGGCTGCAGCCGTGCGGGAGCCTGAGGTGACTCAAGCTGCAGGGAGTGCACCCAAAGAGGACAGAAGCCATGTCACATCAAAGATCCCCCAACCAGAGACTGCTCCTGCAGATGAAGCAGCAACAGCGAAATCAACAGGAGATGAAGCTgcccagaagaagaaaaagaagaagaaacaaaaaccaccagTCAGTAAAACggagagagaagaaactgaGACCAGCAGGAAAGCAAAGACAGAAGCTAAGAGCTGTCAAAATACAAATACTTCCCATCAGGATGAGAAGACCTCTCAG TCAGatgagcagctgcagaaggagctggaCTGGTGTGTGCAACAGCTGGAACTTGGCTTGAAGACACAGAAACCCACTCCAAAGCAGG ctgaagagGCTCTCCGGGCCATCAGGACACTGCGCAGTGACAAGGCTCCACTGGTAAAGAAGCGGCAGCTCATGAGAGCCATGTTTGGAGACTACAGGAAGAAGATGCAgaaggagctgtgcagggagctgAAGCTCATGGAAACAG CTGCAAAGGCTGCCAGGATCGTGGAGGTGAAGGGAAGCATCTGCAAGAAGAATGGCAAATTCATCCGGAAGTGCTCGGGAGCTTGCAGGAGAAGCCAGGGTTCAGCAGGATTGCCTTCAGAGTCACCCAGGACGCTTTACACAGGCTTATTCAATGACACAGCTTCCAAAGAAGAATTTCGCTTTAATTTCTTCTAG
- the LOC116794889 gene encoding UPF0488 protein C8orf33 homolog isoform X2, translated as MSDVFGDYCLSMAEGQESMEKAGMKPGALEVQPSSGQAGDGMKQSDPSPEAKPELFTSSGSSFRFDFTLSESDPGADPGDSRAVRATKQESWNGALRFAASGQEPKFAFNFAIPDEDCPQLQLLPSSQHTDSSLPAEAAALPRAAAVREPEVTQAAGSAPKEDRSHVTSKIPQPETAPADEAATAKSTGDEAAQKKKKKKKQKPPVSKTEREETETSRKAKTEAKSCQNTNTSHQDEKTSQSDEQLQKELDWCVQQLELGLKTQKPTPKQAEEALRAIRTLRSDKAPLVKKRQLMRAMFGDYRKKMQKELCRELKLMETAAKAARIVEVKGSICKKNGKFIRKCSGACRRSQGSAGLPSESPRTLYTGLFNDTASKEEFRFNFF; from the exons ATGAGTGATGTGTTTGGGGATTATTGTCTCAGCATGGCTGAAGGTCAGGAGAGCATGGAGAAAGCAG GCATGAAACCTGGTGCTCTGGAAGTACAGCCAAGCAGTGGGCAGGCTGGAGATGGTATGAAACAGTCTGACCCAAGCCCTGAGGCAAAGCCAGAGCTGTTCACATCATCTGGCAGCAGCTTCCGATTTGATTTTACACTTTCCGAGAGCGACCCAGGAGCAGACCCtggtgacagcagagctgtcagagCCACcaagcaggagagctggaatgGAGCCTTGAGGTTTGCTGCCTCTGGACAAGAACCCAAGTTTGCTTTCAACTTTGCCATCCCAGATGAAGACTGTCCTCAGCTCCAGCTACTTCCCTCAAGCCAACATACAGATTCTTCACTgcctgctgaagcagcagccctgccacGGGCTGCAGCCGTGCGGGAGCCTGAGGTGACTCAAGCTGCAGGGAGTGCACCCAAAGAGGACAGAAGCCATGTCACATCAAAGATCCCCCAACCAGAGACTGCTCCTGCAGATGAAGCAGCAACAGCGAAATCAACAGGAGATGAAGCTgcccagaagaagaaaaagaagaagaaacaaaaaccaccagTCAGTAAAACggagagagaagaaactgaGACCAGCAGGAAAGCAAAGACAGAAGCTAAGAGCTGTCAAAATACAAATACTTCCCATCAGGATGAGAAGACCTCTCAG TCAGatgagcagctgcagaaggagctggaCTGGTGTGTGCAACAGCTGGAACTTGGCTTGAAGACACAGAAACCCACTCCAAAGCAGG ctgaagagGCTCTCCGGGCCATCAGGACACTGCGCAGTGACAAGGCTCCACTGGTAAAGAAGCGGCAGCTCATGAGAGCCATGTTTGGAGACTACAGGAAGAAGATGCAgaaggagctgtgcagggagctgAAGCTCATGGAAACAG CTGCAAAGGCTGCCAGGATCGTGGAGGTGAAGGGAAGCATCTGCAAGAAGAATGGCAAATTCATCCGGAAGTGCTCGGGAGCTTGCAGGAGAAGCCAGGGTTCAGCAGGATTGCCTTCAGAGTCACCCAGGACGCTTTACACAGGCTTATTCAATGACACAGCTTCCAAAGAAGAATTTCGCTTTAATTTCTTCTAG
- the AMDHD2 gene encoding LOW QUALITY PROTEIN: N-acetylglucosamine-6-phosphate deacetylase (The sequence of the model RefSeq protein was modified relative to this genomic sequence to represent the inferred CDS: inserted 2 bases in 2 codons; deleted 6 bases in 4 codons), which translates to MPSNKSVSDAPSSQFTNCRILRDHWLQREDLWVREGKILNPEKLFFDEKGSADVQLDLQGSIIAPGFIDVQINGGFGLDFSLATDDFXSGIDLVSQKILSHGVTSFCPLWWTSPPSVYHQVLPQISVRNGGAHGAGILGAHLEGPFISREKKGAHPEHCLRTFEAGAFQDLLNTYGSLDCVRIVTLAPEMKRSSEVIQELTKRGVCVSLGHLGGNLSQAEEAVQHGETFITHXFNAMLPFHHRDPGIVGLLTVDKIPAGRRVFYGMISDGIHTTPCALRIAHRAHPRAPLLVLLRPGAGDSDAIAGMGLAPGRHTLGQQVVEIEGLNTYIAGTKTLSGSVATMDTCVRHFQEATGCSIETALEAASLHPAQLLGIEHNKGTLNYDSDADFLMLNDSLYVQAHVHRRPEVWRQDTCRHVILGCPGAL; encoded by the exons ATGCCGTCCAACAAATCAGTGTCGGATGCGCCATCGTCCCAGTTCACCAACTGCCGCATCCTGAGGGACCACTGGCTCCAGAG GGAGGACCTGTGGGTGCGAGAGGGGAAGATCCTCAACCCGGAGAAACTCTTCTTTGATGAGAAGGGCTCTGCTGACGTGCAGCTGGACCTGCAAGGCAGCATCATCGCCCCAGGCTTCATCGACGTCCAGATCAATG GAGGCTTT GGGTTGGACTTCTCCCTGGCTACGGATGACT AATCAGGGATTGACCTGGTCAGTCAGAAAATCCTCTCCCATGGAGTGACCTCCTTCTGTCCACTCTGGTGGACTTCTCCTCCATCTGTG TACCACCAG GTTCTCCCTCAGATCAGCGTAAGAAATGGTGGAGCCCACGGAGCAGGTATCCTGG GGGCCCATCTGGAAGGGCCATTCAtcagcagggagaagaaaggggCTCACCCGGAGCACTGCCTGCGCACCTTCGAGGCAGGTGCCTTCCAGGACCTGCTGAACACCTACGGCTCCCTGGACTGTGTCCGAATAGTCACCCTGGCCCCTGAGATGAAGAGGAGCAGTGAGGTGATCCAGGAGCTCACCAAAAGGGGCGTCTGCGTCTCGCTgg GTCACCTCGGTGGCAATCTGTCCCAGGCCGAGGAGGCTGTGCAGCACGGCGAGACCTTCATCACGC TCTTCAACGCCATGCTGCCG TTCCACCACCGTGACCCTGGAATCGTGGGGCTGCTGACAGTGGACAAGATTCCTGCTGGGCGGAGAGTCTTCTACGGGATGATCTCTGATGGCATCCACACCACCCCTTGC GCCCTGCGGATCGCCCACCGAGCCCACCCAAG GGCCCCTTTGCTTGTATTGCTCAGGCCTGGTGCTGGTGACTCAGATGCGATTGCTGGCATGGGGCTGGCACCGGGGCGGCACACGCTGGGGCAGCAGGTGGTGGAGATTGAGGGTCTGAACACCTACATCGCAG GCACAAAGACCCTGAGTGGTAGCGTGGCGACCATGGATACGTGTGTGCGACACTTCCAAGAGGCCACAG GGTGCTCCATAGAGACGGCGTTGGAGGCAGCATCTCTGcatcctgcccagctcctggggatTGAACACAACAAGGGGACACTGAATTATGACTCCGATGCAG ATTTCCTGATG CTGAACGACAGCCTGTATGTGCAAGCCCACGTACATCGCCGGCCAGAGGTCTGGAGACAGGACACGTGCAGGCATGTGATACTGGGCTGTCCCGGTGCCCTCTGA
- the ATP6V0C gene encoding V-type proton ATPase 16 kDa proteolipid subunit, which produces MSSGASPEYASFFAVMGASAAMVFSALGAAYGTAKSGTGIAAMSVMRPELIMKSIIPVVMAGIIAIYGLVVAVLIANALSPTITLFKSFLQLGAGLSVGLSGLAAGFAIGIVGDAGVRGTAQQPRLFVGMILILIFAEVLGLYGLIVALILSTK; this is translated from the exons ATGTCCTCCGGCGCCAGCCCCGAGTACGCCTCCTTCTTCGCCGTGATGGGCGCCTCGGCCGCCATGGTCTTCAGCG ccttgGGAGCTGCATATGGAACAGCAAAGAGTGGCACGGGTATTGCAGCCATGTCTGTCATGAGGCCTGAGCTGATCATGAAGTCCATCATCCCTGTGGTCATGGCGGGGATTATAGCGATCTATGGCCTCGTAGTGGCAGTGCTCATTGCCAACGCCCTCTCACCCACCATCACACTATTCAA GAGCTTCCTTCAGCTGGGTGCTGGCTTGAGCGTGGGCCTCAGCGGCCTGGCTGCTGGCTTTGCCATCGGCATCGTGGGCGATGCAGGTGTCcggggaacagcacagcagcccAGGTTATTTGTGGGCATGATCCTCATTTTGATCTTCGCTGAAGTCTTGGGTCTCTATGGCCTCATCGTTGCCCTTATCCTCTCCACGAAGTAA